Part of the Pseudomonadota bacterium genome is shown below.
CCTGTTCGAGCTTGCCATAGTTGACCAGCATCTCACCAACCCGCTTGTACTCACCGTAATACACCATATTATTCATAATGCCACCGGCTCAATCTGTTCATGATCATCAACAATAGTCACTCCCCTCCTGACAGACCAATTAAATCCGAAATGATACTAAAATACCGGTCCGGTGGCGAGACATTTATAGTATAGTTTGACTTCCCGCATCCCCTCCGGTAAGTTTTTTTACTTTCAGAGCAACTTCACGAATACAGGAGAATGGCATGAGTAACGATTGCATATTCTGCAGGATCATAAAAGGTGAAATTCCGGCCAACAAGCTCTATGAGGATGACGAGCTTCTTGCCTTCTGGGACATCTCCCCCCAGGCGCCGAAACACTTTCTGATCATCCCGAAAAAACACATCAGCGGTCCTGGTTCAATTACCAGTGAGGAAACGGAACTGATCGGCCGGCTGGTGCAAAAAGGCGGCGATCTTGCCAAAGAAAACGGCATCAGCTCCTTCAGGACAGTCATGAACAACGGCGCGGAGGCGGGCCAGACGGTTTTCCACCTCCATATGCACGTATTGGGCGGCCGCCCGCTGAGCTGGCCTCCGGGATGACTCTTGAAACAAAAAACCCTTATGGCACCAGCAATACTCGCCCTGGTAGGTAAACCGGACTGCGGCAAAACCACTCTCCTGGAAAGACTCATCCCGGAACTGAACCGCCGCGGGTTTAGAATCGGCACCATCAAGCACCATGTCCATGCCTTTGAGATGGACCTTGAAGGTAAAGACACCTGGCGCCATAAAAGGGCCGGAGCCCGAACAGTGGCCCTCTCCTCACCCACCGGACTCGGGATCATCAGCGATGTGGACCACGACCAGGCCGCGAATGAATTGCTGGACCGATATTTTCCGGATATTGACCTCGTCATCGCCGAAGGCTACAAGAAATCCTCTCTGCCCAAAATCGAAGTCTTCAGAAAAGAGGCCCACGCAACTCCTCTTGAAAACAGGGATAACAGCTGGCTGGCCATGGTCAGTGACGATCCGCTGCATATCGACCTGCCGCAGTTCGGTCACAACGACACCCGGGAACTCGCCGATTTCATCTGCAGAAAATTCCTGGCCGATCAAGGTCACCCCCAGGCC
Proteins encoded:
- a CDS encoding histidine triad nucleotide-binding protein; its protein translation is MSNDCIFCRIIKGEIPANKLYEDDELLAFWDISPQAPKHFLIIPKKHISGPGSITSEETELIGRLVQKGGDLAKENGISSFRTVMNNGAEAGQTVFHLHMHVLGGRPLSWPPG
- the mobB gene encoding molybdopterin-guanine dinucleotide biosynthesis protein B, with the protein product MAPAILALVGKPDCGKTTLLERLIPELNRRGFRIGTIKHHVHAFEMDLEGKDTWRHKRAGARTVALSSPTGLGIISDVDHDQAANELLDRYFPDIDLVIAEGYKKSSLPKIEVFRKEAHATPLENRDNSWLAMVSDDPLHIDLPQFGHNDTRELADFICRKFLADQGHPQASLFADGKPIALNNFLEKFLRQAVTGMITSLKGCSKAEKITLTIHRKNDHERR